The sequence below is a genomic window from Halomonas halophila.
GGACCGTATGTTCGGTAGCGGCCCGGCCGCGTATCAAAGCCGACTTCGGCACGGCCTCCTGCGGGGAAGTGAAGCGGGCCCGGCGCCTGGCCGGATCGGGCGCTGCCGCCGGAAGCCCGGCGGCAGCGCAGGGTCAGGCCTGCTCGGCGTCGACTCTCGGAAAGCGCGAGCGTGCCTCGAGATCGTCCAGGTCGATGGTGTTGCGCATGTACTGGACGCTGGCGTCGAAGTGCGGCTGATGATCCCAGGGCGTGACCCTGCCCTTCATGTTAGCCCGGGCCACCAGCTTGCGACGGCGCTGGCTGTCGAGCACCTGCTGGTGCAGCCGCTCGATGTCCCAGCGGCCGGCCACCTCGTCGCGGAACTGCCGGCACACTTCCCGGTGGGCGGGATCCTCGGCCAGATTGGTCAGCTCCAGCGGGTCGGCCTCGAGGTCGAACAGCTGGTCCGGATCCGGGGTGGAGTGGACGAACTTGTAGCGGCCGCGTCGGATCATCAGCAGCGGCGCGATGGCGCCCTCGCCGCAGTACTCGCCGATCACCTCGTCGTGGCCGCCCTGGCCGGTGAGGTGGGGAATCAGGCTGCGGCCGTCGACGGGCACGGCGTATTCCGGCGCCTGGCCGTCGTTGCCCCATTCGGCGAAGGTCGGCAGCAGATCCATGGTGGAGACGGACTGCTTGACCCGGCCGGCGGCGTAGCGGCCCGGCGCGTGGACGATCATCGGCACCCGGGCGGAGCCCTCGAACCAGCTCATCTTGTACCACAGGCCGCGCTCGCCGAGCATGTCGCCGTGGTCGCCGGAGAACACGATGATGGTGTCCTCGGCGAGTCCGCTCTCCTCGAGGGCCTTCAGCACCTTGCCCAGCTGGTCGTCGACGTAGCTGATGGCGCCGTAGTAGGCCCGGCGCGCGTTGCGGATCTGCTCGTCGGTGACGGTGTCCTCGTCGCACTGGTAGACGTGGCGCAGGCGCTTGGAGTGCGGATCCATCAGCTCGCGGCAGTAGGGCACCCGCGGCATGTCGATCTCGTCGTGCGCGTAGCGGTCCCAGTATTCCTGCGGAATGGTGTAGGGATCGTGCGGGTGGGTCAGCGAGACCGTCAGGCAGAAGGGACGGTCCTGGTCGCTGCGTGCGTAGTCATAGAGGAAGCGCTGGGCGCGGAAGGTCACCTCGTCGTCGAAGTCGAGCTGGTTGGAGCGCACGCAGGGCCCGGCCTGGGTGACCGAGGACATGTTGTGGTAGTAGCTGGGGCGCGACTCGACGTCCTCCCAGTCGACGTACCAGCCGAAGTCGGCCGGATAGATGTCGGAGGTCAGGCGCTCCTCGAAGCCGTGCAGCTGGTCCGGGCCGCAGAAGTGCATCTTGCCGGTCAGCGCCGTCAGGTAGCCGGCGTCGCGCAGGTAGTGGGCGTAGGTCGGGGTGTCGGCGGCCAGCTCG
It includes:
- the betC gene encoding choline-sulfatase, yielding MARKQPHILFLMADQMAAPSLPFYGHRVVKTPNLSRLAEEGVVFDSAYCNSPLCAPSRFTLMAGQLPSRIGGFDNAAELAADTPTYAHYLRDAGYLTALTGKMHFCGPDQLHGFEERLTSDIYPADFGWYVDWEDVESRPSYYHNMSSVTQAGPCVRSNQLDFDDEVTFRAQRFLYDYARSDQDRPFCLTVSLTHPHDPYTIPQEYWDRYAHDEIDMPRVPYCRELMDPHSKRLRHVYQCDEDTVTDEQIRNARRAYYGAISYVDDQLGKVLKALEESGLAEDTIIVFSGDHGDMLGERGLWYKMSWFEGSARVPMIVHAPGRYAAGRVKQSVSTMDLLPTFAEWGNDGQAPEYAVPVDGRSLIPHLTGQGGHDEVIGEYCGEGAIAPLLMIRRGRYKFVHSTPDPDQLFDLEADPLELTNLAEDPAHREVCRQFRDEVAGRWDIERLHQQVLDSQRRRKLVARANMKGRVTPWDHQPHFDASVQYMRNTIDLDDLEARSRFPRVDAEQA